From one Anguilla rostrata isolate EN2019 chromosome 12, ASM1855537v3, whole genome shotgun sequence genomic stretch:
- the LOC135235719 gene encoding tripartite motif-containing protein 3-like produces the protein MSLTMAKHESSNSSPVVRQIDKQFLVCSICLDHYHNPKVLPCLHTFCERCLQNYIPPQSLTLSCPVCRQTSILPEKGVAALQNNFFITNLMEVLQRGPECARPEACSVLESVSAAVAGTPLCCPNHEGKVMEFYCESCETAMCLECTEGEHREHVTVPLRDVLEQHKAALKNQLDAIRGRLPQLTAAIELVSEISKQLTERKNEAVSEINCTFEELERALNLRKSALITDLESICNAKQKVLQAQLASLLQGKEHIQSSCSFTEQALDHGSATEVLLVQKQMSERVSALARHDFPEQPHENGHLDCLVETEGLRRSIQNLGVLLTTGAVGHTSVATGEGLRHALVGQHTSVTVTTKDKGGELVRTGNAALRAEISGPDGARADAEVTDNKNGTYEVGYTLRSEGEFSFALLLYGQPVRGSPFRLRAVKPSDVPQSPDDVKRRVKSPSGGGGHVRQKAVRRPSSMYSTSKKKENPIEDELIYRVGSRGRERGEFTNLQGISASSNGRIVVADSNNQCIQVFSNDGLFKLRFGVRGRSPGQLQRPTGVTVDMNGDIIVADYDNRWVSIFTSDGKFKVSLLITVSHSNNRSWFRPPLQRLHFQQNGHRKWGSYEKELGAFFGPLSFISDFSFSFLLEKSGANIALEQKLSKSGPAFSPHFVAVNNKNEIVVTDFHNHSVKVYSADGEFLFKFGSHGEGNGQFNAPTGVAVDANGNIIVADWGNSRIQVFDSSGSFLSYINTTADPLYGPQGLALTSDGHVAVADSGNHCFKVYRYLQ, from the exons ATGTCTCTCACCATGGCCAAGCACGAGTCCAGCAACAGCAGCCCCGTGGTGCGGCAGATCGACAAGCAGTTCCTGGTCTGCAGCATCTGCCTGGACCACTACCACAACCCCAAAGTCCTGCCCTGCCTGCACACCTTCTGCGAGAG GTGCCTACAGAACTACATTCCCCCGCAGTCCCTGACGCTGTCGTGCCCCGTGTGCCGACAGACCTCCATTCTGCCGGAGAAGGGCGTGGCCGCACTCCAGAACAACTTCTTCATCACCAACCTGATGGAGGTGCTCCAGCGGGGTCCAGAGTGCGCCCGTCCCGAGGCCTGCAGTGTCCTGGAGTCCGTCAGCGCTGCTGTGGCCGGGACACCGCTCTGCTGTCCCAACCACGAGGGCAAG gtgatgGAGTTCTACTGCGAGTCATGCGAGACGGCCATGTGTCTGGAGTGCACAGAGGGAGAGCACAGGGAGCACGTGACCGTCCCTCTACGGGACGTCCTGGAGCAGCACAAAGCCGCGCTGAAGAACCAGCTTGATGCCATCCGTGGCAG aCTCCCCCAGCTGACGGCGGCCATCGAGCTGGTGAGCGAGATCTCCAAGCAGCTGACGGAGCGCAAGAACGAGGCGGTGAGCGAGATCAACTGCACCTTCGAGGAGCTGGAGCGGGCGCTGAACCTGCGCAAGAGCGCCCTCATCACCGACCTGGAGAGCATCTGCAACGCCAAGCAGAAG GTGCTGCAGGCCCAGCTGGCCTCCCTGCTCCAGGGGAAGGAGCACATCCAGAGCAGCTGCAGCTTCACGGAGCAGGCCCTGGACCACGGCAGCGCCACCGAGGTGCTGCTGGTGCAGAAGCAGATGAGCGAGCGGGTCAGCGCCCTGGCCCGCCACGACTTCCCCGAGCAGCCGCACGAGAACGGCCACCTGGACTGCCTGGTGGAGACGGAGGGCCTGCGCCGCTCCATCCAGAACCTGGGCGTCCTGCTGACCACGGGCGCCGTGGGCCACACCAGCGTGGCCACGGGCGAGGGGCTCCGGCACGCCCTGGTGGGCCAGCACACGTCCGTCACCGTCACCACCAAGGACAAGGGCGGCGAGCTGGTGCGGACGGGCAACGCCGCGCTCCGCGCCGAGATCTCGGGCCCCGACGGGGCGCGGGCCGACGCCGAGGTGACGGACAACAAGAACGGGACGTACGAGGTGGGGTACACGCTGCGCTCCGAGGGCGAGTTCTCCTTCGCCCTGCTGCTCTACGGGCAGCCCGTGCGGGGCAGCCCCTTCCGCCTGCGGGCCGTCAAGCCCTCCGACGTGCCCCAGTCCCCCGACGACGTCAAGCGCAGGGTGAAGTCGcccagcgggggcgggggccacGTCCGGCAGAAGGCCGTCAGGCGCCCCTCCAGCATGTACAGCACCAGCAAGAAGAAGGAGAACCCCATCGAGGACGAGCTCATCTACAGAGTCG GCTCACgtgggcgggagaggggggagtTCACCAATCTGCAGGGTATTTCTGCCTCCAGCAATGGCAGGATCGTGGTGGCAGACAGTAACAATCAATGTATCCAG GTCTTCTCCAATGATGGACTATTCAAACTTAGGTTTGGGGTCAGAGGTCGTTCGCCTGGCCAGCTCCAGCGCCCCACAGGCGTCACCGTGGATATGAACGGTGACATCATCGTGGCCGACTACGACAACAGATGGGTCAGCATCTTCACTTCAGACGGCAAGTTCAAGGTGAGCTTGCTCATAACTGTCAGTCATTCAAATAATC GGAGCTGGTTTCGCCCACCTCTGCAAAGGctgcattttcaacaaaatggaCATAGGAAGTGGGGTTCCTATGAAAAAGAGCTTGGGGCTTTTTTTGGTCCTTTGTCTTTCATTTCTgacttttccttttcatttcttttagaAAAAAGTGGTGCAAACATTGCACTGGAGCAAAagcttagtaaatctggcccagCGTTCA GTCCACACTTTGTAGCTGTAAATAACAAGAATGAAATAGTGGTGACAGACTTCCACAACCACTCCGTTAAG GTGTACAGCGCTGACGGAGAGTTCCTGTTCAAATTCGGCTCTCACGGAGAGGGCAACGGTCAGTTCAACGCCCCCACGGGCGTGGCCGTGGACGCCAACGGCAACATCATCGTCGCCGACTGGGGCAACAGCCGAATACAG GTGTTCGACAGCTCCGGGTCCTTCCTGTCCTACATAAACACGACGGCGGACCCCCTGTACGGGCCCCAGGGCCTGGCCCTGACGTCGGACGGACACGTGGCCGTGGCCGACTctgggaaccactgctttaaGGTGTACCGCTACCTGCAGTAA